One segment of Anopheles stephensi strain Indian chromosome 3, UCI_ANSTEP_V1.0, whole genome shotgun sequence DNA contains the following:
- the LOC118509317 gene encoding phosphoglycerate kinase has translation MALNKLSIENVDLKGKRVFMRVDFNVPIKEGKITSNQRIVAALDSIKFALEKGAKSVVLASHLGRPDGNKNTKYTLAPVADELKKLLGRDVTFLNDCVGAEVEAACKDPAAGSVILLENVRFYVEEEGKGVDASGNKVKADKDKVKTFRESLAKLGDVYVNDAFGTAHRAHSSMMGEGYSQRAAGLLLNKELRYFSQALDNPPRPFLAILGGAKVADKIQLIENLLDKVNEMIIGGGMAFTFLKVLNNMEIGASLFDAEGAKIVQNLVDKAKKNNVQLHLPVDFVTGDKFAEDAATGTATVEGGIPAGHLGLDIGPKTREAFAAPIARAKIIVWNGPPGVFEFPNFANGTKSLMDGVVAATKAGTVSIIGGGDTASCCAKWGTESQVSHVSTGGGASLELLEGKVLPGVDALSSA, from the exons ATGGCTCTCAACAAACTCAGCATTGAAAACGTCGATCTGAAGGGCAAACGTGTGTTTATGCG TGTCGATTTTAACGTCCCAATCAAGGAGGGTAAAATTACCAGCAATCAGCGTATTGTTGCCGCCCTCGATAGCATCAAGTTTGCGCTCGAGAAGGGAGCAAAATCGGTGGTGCTGGCGTCCCATCTTGGACGTCCGGATGGTAACAAAAACACCAAGTACACGCTCGCCCCGGTTGCGGACGAGCTGAAGAAGCTGCTCGGGCGTGATGTAACGTTCCTGAACGATTGCGTCGGTGCCGAGGTGGAAGCGGCCTGCAAGGACCCAGCGGCCGGTTCGGTTATTCTGTTGGAAAATGTCCGCTTTTACGTGGAGGAGGAGGGCAAGGGTGTCGATGCCAGCGGCAATAAG GTCAAAGCCGACAAAGATAAGGTGAAAACATTCCGCGAAAGTTTGGCCAAGTTGGGCGATGTGTACGTGAACGATGCGTTTGGAACGGCCCACCGTGCCCACAGCTCGATGATGGGCGAGGGATACAGCCAGCGAGCGGCCGGCCTACTGCTGAACAAGGAGCTGCGCTACTTCTCGCAAGCCCTCGACAACCCACCGCGACCATTCCTGGCCATCCTGGGCGGTGCGAAGGTGGCTGACAAGATTCAGCTGATCGAGAACCTGCTGGACAAGGTGAACGAGATGATCATCGGTGGTGGCATGGCGTTCACGTTCCTGAAGGTGCTGAACAACATGGAGATTGGCGCTTCGCTGTTCGATGCCGAGGGTGCCAAGATCGTGCAGAATCTCGTCGATAAGGCAAAGAAGAACAATGTGCAGCTGCATCTGCCGGTGGACTTTGTGACGGGCGATAAGTTTGCGGAGGATGCGGCCACCGGTACGGCCACGGTGGAGGGTGGCATCCCTGCCGGCCACCTGGGTTTGGACATTGGGCCGAAGACGCGCGAAGCATTCGCTGCCCCGATCGCCCGTGCCAAGATTATCGTCTGGAACGGTCCGCCCGGTGTGTTCgagttcccgaactttgccaACGGTACGAAGTCGCTGATGGATGGCGTTGTGGCCGCGACGAAGGCGGGCACGGTGTCGATTATTGGTGGCGGTGATACGGCTTCGTGCTGTGCCAAGTGGGGCACCGAATCGCAGGTGTCGCACGTATCGACCGGTGGCGGTGCGTCGCTGGAACTGCTCGAGGGCAAGGTGCTGCCGGGTGTAGATGCCCTCAGCAGTGCGTAA